The genomic interval CGCCGTCTACCTGAAGCAGCGTATGACAGACAAACTGCCCCAGACTCTGGAGAAGGCCAGCGCCCTGCTTCTCTGTCTCCCCTGCCACACCTTCACCTCCATGGACGAGTTCGAactgctgcagctgctcctgAGGAGGTCGGTGGTGACGGCGGACAAACACCTGGAGGCTCGCATCTGCTATCTCGCCTCCACCCTCTTCCTGCTTCGCAAGAAGACCGATGACGCCCTCCCCTTTATCGAGCGACTCCAGTTCCTCTCTGTGACTCTCTCTGCCGCCGAGGGGCGTCCCATAGTTCCTCTggacctcaactggctcctgaGCTGGCTCTATCATCGTAAATACATGCCTTACTTAGCGCTGGCCTCTCTGAGCCTGGATTCAAGGCAAGACCACTCCCTCCACGACGCTTTCCAGAGGATTGAGTTGTTCATCAGGAACTCTGTTCGCCTGAACCCGTGCTGGAGGGAAGGAACCTCCCTGCTTCCCGCCCAGATTGTGATTTACCTCCAGCAGGCCCTGCTTATAGCTGAGCAAGAGGAGGACCTGAAGACCCAGAGGGACCTGTGTCAGGGCCTGGCCACAGTCTACCAGCAGTATGATGCTCTAGATAAGGCGGTGCACTGTGCTCAACGAGCTGTGGAGACAGGAGGTCACATCCATGAGGAGGAGGGCTTTGAGGCCTCTGTGCAGCTCGGGTGGCTGCTGGTGTTGGCGGGCCAGGCTGAGAGGGCCCAGAGTGTCCTACAGCCACTGCTCACATCTCTCCAGGTACAGCAAACATTCACCTGGATAAATGCACATCAGGGATAGTATAAACACCACTGTTCCTCTATACGAATATCTTGTGTAATCTCTCCAGGGCACTGACGGTCCCACGCAAAGAGGAGTGATCCACAACCTCTTGGCGTTGTGTCTGAGGCGACAGCGTCGCATCCCGGAGGCGGGCTGGCATCTCCACTCCGCCTTGGTGATCTCCAGGGAAAGTGGAAACCAGAGGAACCAGGCCCTGGCACTGGCCAACCTGGGCTGCCTGGCACTGGATGCGGGGGCATCTTTGGTGGCAGAACGCTTCCTGGGCAGGTCAGATATCAGTCTTATCGTTTTCCCCATAGACTGCATAGATAGAGGGAGGACGCGTATCCTCTTCCTCCCTATGTACAAAAGGAaaccaaaatatcccagatacaggagctgccagcttgagattttgacgtaatTTGGAGTCTGTGCAGTATTAATTGGAGGGCATGGAGCCgcagtatcgaggtcccgcccacacatcTGCCCTGAGACAATCacaagccgagcacggccgcagcttgctaGCAGTAACCACCTAGCTGCTATGTTAGCACCACAGTAgatgtttggctagaaagacacaatcATTAACCATAACATCTCTGTAACTGAATTTATGATTAAACTGACAcattctattacacagactcatgatggttatggaaagttaaagttactcGTACAACtcccgagcctccggctgcgACTACTttactcagagcagctgtcaatcatgacgtctcaccccagCATCAAATAACTTATTAAAACCAAAcctatcagaaaaatgaacacttgaacatacatcaacGTGATGAGAACGACCTAAAACAGGTCCCTCTtcgggaaaaatgtatttgacgtggatttatgacctatactgcagccagccaccagggggcaatcaagacgttttggcttcacttttggggagctgtcatgtcatccatctttatatacagtctatggttttccCCAAGGGAACTTAATGTAAAAAGAGTTTTCAAAGACTTAATTTTGTGATGGTGATTGTATTCCCAGATCCCTGCACATTTTTATGGAGCTCTCGGAAAGCCCCACAGATGAGGAGCATGTCCAGACCTACCTTTGGCTGGGTCGGAGCTACAAGGACAGGAGGAAGAATCAGGACAGCAGGACGTGTTACGAAATGGGGCTACTAATCGCTCTACATGCCAAAAACTTACACAGTGAGTACAAGTTaacatattaaaggaatagtttgtcaTTTGGCCCTTAATACCcttgtttgctttcttgccagAAGTTGaacgagaagattgataccactctcatttccttattttaatttttttaacataaatacATGAGAGATATGATATGTGCtgtgacattttacagttgaaaactAAACTTTTCACTGGCCCTGGTGGACAAATTATGTAATGGCAATAATGTTTCAAAACAATCCCAAATATATCATAATTCTACTGTAATTTCTTATTTATAGGCCAATACCAATATATCTGTGAAAAGCTAAAATTGGCTAATAATATCAGCTAGAACAGTGTACAGTAAAGGTCAGATTTTATATAGTTCTTATTCAATATCATAGTGTATTTAGTGTCAGGAGCAACAGGTGACATATTGCTGTGTTTTCTCATAGGTCAGATGGTGGTGGCCAAGGTGCTGAGTCGTCAGTACTCTAACATGCTGCTGTTCGGCCAGAGTGTCGTCTACTATGAGCACTGTGTGTCGGTGTCCAGAGAGCTGAAGGACAAGAAGCTGGAAGGGAAGTATCTGGAAATCCTTAGCAGCATCTACCTCTCACTCAACACTGAAAGGTCAGTTTGTGCCTCTCCTTCCCACTCACTATCCATCTTTTCCATAAAATCTATGGTTTGTGACCAAAACAGTCTCAATTCTGGATTGCAGATCATCTCGTAAATCTCTGGACTACACCAAGCAGAGCCTGAGGATTTCTATTGACCTGggcaagagagaggaagagtcaGAGACCTGGCTGCAGGTGGGACGCATCTATTACCTCATCTACGAGGACGAGCTCGCTGACATGTACctgcaggtgaggaggagggaCATCTGTTTTCATTCGCTTTTTCCTTGTTCTACCACAAAGCTAGCATTCATTGTGTGTGGGCGCTCCTCATTCCTGATCAGCAACTTTATCACCAGCCGTCAGTGTTTCagtttcaccatgtttttagatgtttaaataaaatgtaacactCCCCTGACAATCATACATATAGATTAGTTTCACATTCTAACGTTAGATATGATTGACAATATCATTTTATAAATAGGCAGCGGTGAAGACAGCCCTGAGGATGAACGATCATCACTTTGCCATGAGCATCTACGAGGAGGCGGGAGACGTCTACTTTAAAGGCGTCAGGAACCGGATGGCCTCGGTGCCTTTCTTCAGGGTAAGaggatgaaaaaaacaaagctgCAATGTCAAGATGAAGTATTTTCCCTGATAAACTGTAGTACGTTTTTATTTTGATTCCgttattttttaattctctGCACCAATGATCTCACTTAACGAAAATcatgcatgtttgttttcagGATGGCAGCCTGCCGTTTGCGCGGAGCATCAAGGACGTCCATTCAGAGTTCCGTTTGTTGAGTAAACTGACGGAGCTGTTAATGGACCagggagagcaggaggaggctcTGCAGTACGCCACGCTGGCTGTTGAGATCGCCAGCAAAACAGGTGCAGAGTAcaagccatggatgtataaagagaactggttacagcgttggaggcggggccccgttcactCCTATGAAAGTTGTTCAGTGGCGCGTGAtaccaaaatggctcgacttctgcCTGGAAAAGCGCCCGATCTTCCGCATCATACAAGCATAGCCCATAGTAGAATCTGTGCCTTATCTACGGAAGCCCTAAACGGACATGGTTCAAACAGTATTTTAATGCCGTTATCTCAAGATCTCTTTatcacaagaaaaacaaaaggttgttttcttttattacatTCATTATAATGTTTGGATCAAATCAGCCGAaggtaaatgcattcaaacggctcAGATCGAGCTGACAGACTGGGTGTGTACATCCATGGCTGACAGTGATGGACTTGGGGAAGTTAGCGGAAGGATACaagtgtgactacgtccagttttcaaaataaggtgttgacAAGTGTACATAAATTACGTAAATAAGTTTAAATAGATCATATTCACAATCAGTATATAAAACATGTTATCTGTGTACctttataaagaaaaaagaaaattccaaAGGGAAATGTCATTATTCTATTCTGACAAGGACTGATACTGTCAGCCATGGATGTAAACATCCATGCCTTCAGCTTGATTTACCACATGGCCTTTACCGTTGGCTGATTTGACCCAAACATTATaagtaataaaagaaaacaacacttttgttttcttgtgatAACGAGATCTTGAGATAACAAAGCTTGTTTTCTCGAGATAATGACAGTTATCTTGTGATCTCGAGAtaacagcattaaaaaaatgtttgaatcaTGTCGGTTTAGGGCTTCCGTAGTTAACTTTTAATGACAATGTAAAGCCAGTAGTAACGACCGTAGCGTAGCTGCTTTAGAACTACTTTGTTAACGGAGACCGTTGATGTTTTTCctcaggtgtgaatgtgaatgagAGGACAGCCTACCACCGGCTGGCTACCGTCTACTACAGCCTGCAGCAGTATGAGATGGCAGAGAACTACTACCTCAAGTCCCTGACCCTCTGCTCGCCCGTCCTAGAGGGCCCAATGGAGGCACGCTACTACACCAAGGTGTACTGCCGACTCGGCAATCTCACTCTACACAAACTGAAGGTACAGGAGCCAAATATATGTCTGGGTTTGCATTTACACAAGCATACAGTAGGTTTCTGAAATAAACATTCAACTCAAATCTCCATCTTAAAGACACAATGTTGAGTTTTTCCTTGTCACCAAAATTAAACACACAaggtttgaacctgcaaccacTTAAAAATCAATTGACTGGTCTTTTAATAGATGGAATAACTTGAGGAATAAACAAAATCTTATTTACCTTAGTTataaatgttttgtgacagggtGCCCTCATTGCTTGAGCTCtctcccctcatttcctgtcatctctttcatgtcgatgctctaataaaggcatgacattttttttaaattagactTTCCAAAACACTTAATGACACTGATTAATACGAAAGCGTAATGCATTCACTGTAGAAAATAATATTTGCAGAAAAACAGAGCAGTTTTTTTATCCATGAAAACTTTTCTCAGAATTACCGAGAACATGATCTCGTTAATTCAGAAAAACAGGgcaaatgtttttgtcttaaGTGAATGCATTAGATTAAGGTTCATTGTTGGTAATTTTTGTAAACAGGAGACGGTTAAATGGTCTTACATTTTCAATTATGATCAGATGtgaaacacaaaatgcattATTTTTCTCAAGTCAAACTTTTAGTCACACTTTATGTTACTAAAAATTCACCAAGAACATTTAAGATTACaacctttaacaaataaattAGTTTAATATTCAACTTCTAAAATCTTATTCTATTTTccttttatataaaaaacaaaacaaaaaaagaacaaataaataaaggcaCACATTTTCACAATGTAGTAAAACATTTCTACTTCTTTCAAATGTAGTTTTCCTTATTTCATGCATGTTCCAGTCAAAATCATATATTAAAGATATAGAATAATCACATGATTGCACAGTGAACCTTGATTTTCACTAGCCTTCAAGTGTGAAGATACTAGATGAGACGTGTTCTGACCTCAGCTTTGTGCTCTCCCTTCAGGACTCTTTTGATGCGGTGGGCTACTTCCACTTGGCTCTGGCGGCGGCCCTGGAGGACCCAGCTAACCCCGAGGCTCTGTACGTGGTGTACATGAAGCTGGCCGAGATCCACGGCAACCACATGCCCGACGCTCAGCTGTGCCAAGAATACAGAGACAAAGCCCAGAGTCTGAAGGGAGTTCTGGCTGGAGAGGAAGGCGCTGCTGTCGGAGAGGATGTGAACGCAGGGCCTGGCCAAAAtatggaagagagagaaagtttgGCTCAGAGAAACGTCACTTTCACTTCACCTGAAAACGAAAAATGCGAAGATAACTTGAGAACGTGCATAATCCATGGTGACACAGAGGATAGATGTACAGACACTAATATTGGAGATAATCACAACATGCATCTTGATGCAGATGTGGACGCCTTTGGGTTTGAGACAGAAACCATCGCCAGTCAGGACAGTAATTTCACGGAGTCC from Sebastes fasciatus isolate fSebFas1 chromosome 10, fSebFas1.pri, whole genome shotgun sequence carries:
- the sh3tc2 gene encoding SH3 domain and tetratricopeptide repeat-containing protein 2 isoform X3 — translated: MGNTLSQEDISPAELDALWREPPYTLGDTNEHFSGNDIMTQGEEEDGPVLESGEGDDSYWKKKEAFFRGSTMSLGEKFSSEIELQFTGRRRSSEEPDQALQEALRTRLRVVESHSQDVIQLFKDLSARLVSVHAEKDSFVLTFKTVEEIWKFSTYLALGYVARCLENFLCDQSIWLDPELLSDLQINVTVDEEHLATLYLGLVLQEGSFFAKALFTRTNQDEYDEEQLSFQKNDLLMVKDTGQDDMWEATMLSTGNHGLVPVNAMQPLPYPFYQWFLRKYPGSVGCSPTEKEQFEHSIVTGSCVAVVDYSPVSPDELQLSQGDVVEIQGLLVRGLDVFIGTHMSTGHTGFIHKAHVKPLDTKPLDKCLVFLTEEERAILAQVNPCSSEPSDSGLLDRLFASDIRSVYRLDRLDESDFKYIRTRPKHDHKVLPSARQSLISERSAGTPSFFSSPRTSVSQSSTRLSLYQSHNPLPREGERLSFTLDDTFRELDEFREDPPLFLEENSWEGEDSEFSDPTLTLLNQEHFQEDFLPLYDLQYSFLWVTFSGKTEDELLGHLESVRESAKRMGLHWARRRACFLLGRLCARKLKLSQARVYYEEALSVQVDSFSDMPLLVALFTNLTAVYLKQRMTDKLPQTLEKASALLLCLPCHTFTSMDEFELLQLLLRRSVVTADKHLEARICYLASTLFLLRKKTDDALPFIERLQFLSVTLSAAEGRPIVPLDLNWLLSWLYHRKYMPYLALASLSLDSRQDHSLHDAFQRIELFIRNSVRLNPCWREGTSLLPAQIVIYLQQALLIAEQEEDLKTQRDLCQGLATVYQQYDALDKAVHCAQRAVETGGHIHEEEGFEASVQLGWLLVLAGQAERAQSVLQPLLTSLQGTDGPTQRGVIHNLLALCLRRQRRIPEAGWHLHSALVISRESGNQRNQALALANLGCLALDAGASLVAERFLGRSLHIFMELSESPTDEEHVQTYLWLGRSYKDRRKNQDSRTCYEMGLLIALHAKNLHSQMVVAKVLSRQYSNMLLFGQSVVYYEHCVSVSRELKDKKLEGKYLEILSSIYLSLNTERSSRKSLDYTKQSLRISIDLGKREEESETWLQVGRIYYLIYEDELADMYLQAAVKTALRMNDHHFAMSIYEEAGDVYFKGVRNRMASVPFFRDGSLPFARSIKDVHSEFRLLSKLTELLMDQGEQEEALQYATLAVEIASKTGVNVNERTAYHRLATVYYSLQQYEMAENYYLKSLTLCSPVLEGPMEARYYTKVYCRLGNLTLHKLKDSFDAVGYFHLALAAALEDPANPEALYVVYMKLAEIHGNHMPDAQLCQEYRDKAQSLKGVLAGEEGAAVGEDVNAGPGQNMEERESLAQRNVTFTSPENEKCEDNLRTCIIHGDTEDRCTDTNIGDNHNMHLDADVDAFGFETETIASQDSNFTESFDTAKEQMSDSSSSTDTLQTHHNQTDGKDFDTDHSVLSHHHKSDNTDAQNTPTDKQNTPTKEIDTYADDEYNQSYTTESHC
- the sh3tc2 gene encoding SH3 domain and tetratricopeptide repeat-containing protein 2 isoform X1, with the translated sequence MALISGSCRLLGQMASCCCRPLLNSSCCGPLIKVCLSSFTDISPAELDALWREPPYTLGDTNEHFSGNDIMTQGEEEDGPVLESGEGDDSYWKKKEAFFRGSTMSLGEKFSSEIELQFTGRRRSSEEPDQALQEALRTRLRVVESHSQDVIQLFKDLSARLVSVHAEKDSFVLTFKTVEEIWKFSTYLALGYVARCLENFLCDQSIWLDPELLSDLQINVTVDEEHLATLYLGLVLQEGSFFAKALFTRTNQDEYDEEQLSFQKNDLLMVKDTGQDDMWEATMLSTGNHGLVPVNAMQPLPYPFYQWFLRKYPGSVGCSPTEKEQFEHSIVTGSCVAVVDYSPVSPDELQLSQGDVVEIQGLLVRGLDVFIGTHMSTGHTGFIHKAHVKPLDTKPLDKCLVFLTEEERAILAQVNPCSSEPSDSGLLDRLFASDIRSVYRLDRLDESDFKYIRTRPKHDHKVLPSARQSLISERSAGTPSFFSSPRTSVSQSSTRLSLYQSHNPLPREGERLSFTLDDTFRELDEFREDPPLFLEENSWEGEDSEFSDPTLTLLNQEHFQEDFLPLYDLQYSFLWVTFSGKTEDELLGHLESVRESAKRMGLHWARRRACFLLGRLCARKLKLSQARVYYEEALSVQVDSFSDMPLLVALFTNLTAVYLKQRMTDKLPQTLEKASALLLCLPCHTFTSMDEFELLQLLLRRSVVTADKHLEARICYLASTLFLLRKKTDDALPFIERLQFLSVTLSAAEGRPIVPLDLNWLLSWLYHRKYMPYLALASLSLDSRQDHSLHDAFQRIELFIRNSVRLNPCWREGTSLLPAQIVIYLQQALLIAEQEEDLKTQRDLCQGLATVYQQYDALDKAVHCAQRAVETGGHIHEEEGFEASVQLGWLLVLAGQAERAQSVLQPLLTSLQGTDGPTQRGVIHNLLALCLRRQRRIPEAGWHLHSALVISRESGNQRNQALALANLGCLALDAGASLVAERFLGRSLHIFMELSESPTDEEHVQTYLWLGRSYKDRRKNQDSRTCYEMGLLIALHAKNLHSQMVVAKVLSRQYSNMLLFGQSVVYYEHCVSVSRELKDKKLEGKYLEILSSIYLSLNTERSSRKSLDYTKQSLRISIDLGKREEESETWLQVGRIYYLIYEDELADMYLQAAVKTALRMNDHHFAMSIYEEAGDVYFKGVRNRMASVPFFRDGSLPFARSIKDVHSEFRLLSKLTELLMDQGEQEEALQYATLAVEIASKTGVNVNERTAYHRLATVYYSLQQYEMAENYYLKSLTLCSPVLEGPMEARYYTKVYCRLGNLTLHKLKDSFDAVGYFHLALAAALEDPANPEALYVVYMKLAEIHGNHMPDAQLCQEYRDKAQSLKGVLAGEEGAAVGEDVNAGPGQNMEERESLAQRNVTFTSPENEKCEDNLRTCIIHGDTEDRCTDTNIGDNHNMHLDADVDAFGFETETIASQDSNFTESFDTAKEQMSDSSSSTDTLQTHHNQTDGKDFDTDHSVLSHHHKSDNTDAQNTPTDKQNTPTKEIDTYADDEYNQSYTTESHC
- the sh3tc2 gene encoding SH3 domain and tetratricopeptide repeat-containing protein 2 isoform X2, translating into MVNPHTHTYSSTHMKNEMRGESWQEHRDISPAELDALWREPPYTLGDTNEHFSGNDIMTQGEEEDGPVLESGEGDDSYWKKKEAFFRGSTMSLGEKFSSEIELQFTGRRRSSEEPDQALQEALRTRLRVVESHSQDVIQLFKDLSARLVSVHAEKDSFVLTFKTVEEIWKFSTYLALGYVARCLENFLCDQSIWLDPELLSDLQINVTVDEEHLATLYLGLVLQEGSFFAKALFTRTNQDEYDEEQLSFQKNDLLMVKDTGQDDMWEATMLSTGNHGLVPVNAMQPLPYPFYQWFLRKYPGSVGCSPTEKEQFEHSIVTGSCVAVVDYSPVSPDELQLSQGDVVEIQGLLVRGLDVFIGTHMSTGHTGFIHKAHVKPLDTKPLDKCLVFLTEEERAILAQVNPCSSEPSDSGLLDRLFASDIRSVYRLDRLDESDFKYIRTRPKHDHKVLPSARQSLISERSAGTPSFFSSPRTSVSQSSTRLSLYQSHNPLPREGERLSFTLDDTFRELDEFREDPPLFLEENSWEGEDSEFSDPTLTLLNQEHFQEDFLPLYDLQYSFLWVTFSGKTEDELLGHLESVRESAKRMGLHWARRRACFLLGRLCARKLKLSQARVYYEEALSVQVDSFSDMPLLVALFTNLTAVYLKQRMTDKLPQTLEKASALLLCLPCHTFTSMDEFELLQLLLRRSVVTADKHLEARICYLASTLFLLRKKTDDALPFIERLQFLSVTLSAAEGRPIVPLDLNWLLSWLYHRKYMPYLALASLSLDSRQDHSLHDAFQRIELFIRNSVRLNPCWREGTSLLPAQIVIYLQQALLIAEQEEDLKTQRDLCQGLATVYQQYDALDKAVHCAQRAVETGGHIHEEEGFEASVQLGWLLVLAGQAERAQSVLQPLLTSLQGTDGPTQRGVIHNLLALCLRRQRRIPEAGWHLHSALVISRESGNQRNQALALANLGCLALDAGASLVAERFLGRSLHIFMELSESPTDEEHVQTYLWLGRSYKDRRKNQDSRTCYEMGLLIALHAKNLHSQMVVAKVLSRQYSNMLLFGQSVVYYEHCVSVSRELKDKKLEGKYLEILSSIYLSLNTERSSRKSLDYTKQSLRISIDLGKREEESETWLQVGRIYYLIYEDELADMYLQAAVKTALRMNDHHFAMSIYEEAGDVYFKGVRNRMASVPFFRDGSLPFARSIKDVHSEFRLLSKLTELLMDQGEQEEALQYATLAVEIASKTGVNVNERTAYHRLATVYYSLQQYEMAENYYLKSLTLCSPVLEGPMEARYYTKVYCRLGNLTLHKLKDSFDAVGYFHLALAAALEDPANPEALYVVYMKLAEIHGNHMPDAQLCQEYRDKAQSLKGVLAGEEGAAVGEDVNAGPGQNMEERESLAQRNVTFTSPENEKCEDNLRTCIIHGDTEDRCTDTNIGDNHNMHLDADVDAFGFETETIASQDSNFTESFDTAKEQMSDSSSSTDTLQTHHNQTDGKDFDTDHSVLSHHHKSDNTDAQNTPTDKQNTPTKEIDTYADDEYNQSYTTESHC